A single window of Modestobacter italicus DNA harbors:
- a CDS encoding ABC transporter ATP-binding protein: MPRRRDAVVRRGLRHIGRAVSEQRAMFTLALLGSSLYAGMTVASAYVIGGITDRVLLPSFADGATTGAALSLAALAILVVAVLKIVGIIGRRLFAGIMSYRLMADYRRRVTGQYLRLPLSWHQRHPTGQLLSNANSDVESSWFFVSPLPFACGALVMVAITVVALVLTDPLLAIVGLVVFPLVFAINAVYSQVMSPRMQRAQQLRAEVSEIAHESFDAALVVKTLGREDDEARRFAVKADELRDGLVAVGRVRGLFDPMMEALPNLGTLAVLLVGAERVADGATQAGDLVSIAYLFTLLALPIRAIGWVLADLPRAMAGFDRVTPVLEATGEIPHGPDAAPTGSAGAAVALRDVEFRYEGAPRPTLQGITFDVAAGRTLAVVGPTGSGKSTLAGLLVRLVDPDRGTVELDGVDLRTLREGEVSSQVAFVAQSTFLFDDTVRDNVTLGGDFTDEQVHQALRTAAADEFVARLPEGLDTHVGERGASLSGGQRQRLALARAVIRTPRLLVLDDATSAVDPSVEARILDALRATDAPATVVVVAYRQATIALADEVVWIENGRLVARGTHDELLAQVPGYARLVRAYQPPEAEPAAPATAGASA, translated from the coding sequence GTGCCGCGCCGCAGAGACGCCGTGGTCCGGCGCGGACTCCGCCACATCGGCCGCGCCGTCTCCGAGCAGCGCGCCATGTTCACCCTCGCCCTGCTCGGCAGCAGCCTCTACGCCGGGATGACCGTGGCCAGCGCCTACGTCATCGGTGGCATCACCGACCGCGTGCTGCTGCCCTCCTTCGCCGACGGCGCGACCACCGGCGCCGCGCTCAGCCTCGCCGCCCTGGCGATCCTCGTCGTCGCCGTCCTCAAGATCGTCGGGATCATCGGCCGGCGGCTGTTCGCCGGCATCATGAGCTACCGGCTGATGGCCGACTACCGCCGCCGGGTCACCGGGCAGTACCTCCGGCTGCCGCTGTCCTGGCACCAGCGGCACCCCACCGGGCAGCTGCTGTCCAACGCGAACTCCGACGTCGAGTCCAGCTGGTTCTTCGTCTCCCCGCTGCCCTTCGCCTGCGGCGCGCTGGTCATGGTGGCGATCACCGTGGTCGCGCTGGTCCTCACCGACCCGCTGCTGGCGATCGTCGGGCTCGTGGTCTTCCCCCTGGTGTTCGCCATCAATGCCGTCTACAGCCAGGTGATGTCGCCGCGGATGCAGCGCGCCCAGCAGCTGCGCGCCGAGGTCAGCGAGATCGCGCACGAGAGCTTCGACGCCGCCCTCGTGGTCAAGACCCTGGGCCGGGAGGACGACGAGGCGCGGCGCTTCGCGGTCAAGGCCGACGAGCTGCGCGACGGCCTGGTCGCCGTCGGCCGGGTCCGCGGCCTGTTCGACCCGATGATGGAGGCGCTGCCGAATCTGGGCACCCTGGCCGTCCTGCTGGTCGGCGCGGAGCGGGTCGCCGACGGCGCCACCCAGGCCGGCGACCTGGTCTCCATCGCCTACCTGTTCACCCTGCTCGCGCTGCCCATCCGGGCCATCGGCTGGGTGCTCGCCGACCTGCCGCGGGCGATGGCCGGCTTCGACCGGGTCACCCCGGTGCTGGAGGCCACCGGCGAGATCCCGCACGGCCCGGACGCCGCCCCGACCGGCAGCGCCGGCGCCGCGGTCGCCCTCCGCGACGTCGAGTTCCGCTACGAGGGCGCGCCCCGGCCGACGCTGCAGGGCATCACCTTCGACGTCGCCGCCGGCCGCACGCTCGCGGTCGTGGGCCCCACCGGCTCGGGCAAGTCGACCCTGGCCGGGCTGCTCGTCCGGCTCGTCGACCCCGACCGGGGCACCGTCGAGCTCGACGGCGTCGACCTGCGCACCCTGCGCGAGGGTGAGGTCAGCAGCCAGGTCGCGTTCGTCGCCCAGTCGACGTTCCTGTTCGACGACACCGTCCGCGACAACGTCACCCTCGGCGGCGACTTCACCGACGAGCAGGTGCACCAGGCGCTGCGCACGGCCGCCGCCGACGAGTTCGTCGCGCGGCTGCCCGAGGGGCTCGACACCCACGTCGGGGAGCGGGGTGCCAGCCTCTCCGGCGGCCAGCGCCAGCGGCTCGCGCTGGCCCGGGCGGTGATCCGCACACCCCGGCTGCTCGTCCTCGACGACGCCACCAGCGCCGTCGACCCGTCCGTGGAGGCCCGCATCCTCGACGCGCTGCGGGCCACCGACGCCCCGGCCACCGTCGTGGTCGTGGCCTACCGGCAGGCCACCATCGCGCTGGCCGACGAGGTCGTCTGGATCGAGAACGGCCGCCTGGTCGCCCGCGGCACGCACGACGAGCTGCTCGCCCAGGTCCCCGGCTACGCCCGCCTGGTCCGCGCCTACCAGCCGCCCGAGGCCGAACCGGCCGCACCGGCGACCGCCGGGGCCTCGGCATGA
- a CDS encoding TIGR03085 family metal-binding protein yields the protein MPTSAVPVSQSERAALADLLEQLGPDQPTCCEGWTTRDLATHLVVRDRRPDAGPGLVLGGPFRAWTARVQEHARTARPFGVLVAEVRSGPPAWLPTAWPVVDRLLNTAEMVIHHEDVRRAQPGWAPRDLPRSVQDQLWRSVPLMARGPAATSTAGGLFVRRSDVPDGAPGSERRLRDGQPTTTVIGAPLEVLLWVSGRATVACVDLTAE from the coding sequence GTGCCGACCTCCGCCGTGCCCGTCTCGCAGTCGGAGCGGGCGGCGCTCGCCGACCTGCTGGAGCAGCTCGGACCGGACCAGCCGACGTGCTGCGAGGGCTGGACGACCCGGGACCTGGCCACGCACCTGGTGGTCCGCGACCGGCGGCCCGACGCCGGCCCGGGGTTGGTGCTCGGCGGGCCGTTCCGCGCGTGGACCGCCCGGGTGCAGGAGCACGCCCGGACGGCGCGCCCGTTCGGCGTGCTGGTCGCCGAGGTGCGGTCCGGCCCACCGGCGTGGCTGCCCACGGCCTGGCCGGTGGTCGACCGCCTGCTCAACACCGCCGAGATGGTGATCCACCACGAGGACGTCCGGCGGGCCCAGCCCGGCTGGGCTCCGCGCGACCTGCCCCGGTCGGTGCAGGACCAGCTGTGGCGGTCGGTGCCGCTGATGGCCCGCGGCCCGGCGGCGACCAGCACGGCCGGCGGGCTGTTCGTCCGGCGCAGCGACGTGCCGGACGGGGCACCGGGGAGCGAGCGGCGGCTGCGGGACGGCCAGCCGACGACGACGGTCATCGGCGCCCCGCTCGAGGTGCTGCTGTGGGTGAGCGGCCGGGCGACGGTCGCCTGCGTGGACCTCACCGCCGAGTAG
- a CDS encoding pyridoxamine 5'-phosphate oxidase family protein, with protein sequence MDATNLAELYGSPLVDWAQVEGRLARGLPQAPGAGGPGRHTCWLATVNADGSPHVTGIGALWHAGAFWFETGTTTRKGRNLARDPRCSLSVATDEFDLVVDGAATLVEDPTLVAELAALWAADGWPARVDATGTALTAEFSAPSAGPPPWHVYRIEARAATALLTVDPGGATRWRF encoded by the coding sequence ATGGACGCGACGAACCTCGCCGAGCTGTACGGCTCGCCGCTGGTCGACTGGGCGCAGGTCGAGGGGCGACTGGCCCGCGGGCTGCCGCAGGCACCGGGGGCGGGCGGGCCGGGGCGGCACACCTGCTGGCTGGCGACGGTCAACGCCGACGGGTCACCGCACGTGACCGGCATCGGCGCGCTGTGGCACGCGGGCGCCTTCTGGTTCGAGACCGGCACGACGACCCGCAAGGGCAGGAACCTGGCGCGGGACCCGCGGTGCTCGCTGAGCGTGGCGACCGACGAGTTCGACCTGGTGGTCGACGGCGCGGCCACGCTGGTGGAGGACCCGACCCTGGTCGCCGAGCTGGCCGCGCTGTGGGCCGCCGACGGCTGGCCGGCACGGGTCGACGCGACCGGCACGGCCCTGACGGCGGAGTTCAGCGCCCCCTCGGCCGGGCCGCCGCCCTGGCACGTCTACCGGATCGAGGCCCGGGCGGCGACGGCGCTGCTCACCGTCGACCCCGGCGGGGCCACCCGCTGGCGGTTCTGA
- a CDS encoding HNH endonuclease signature motif containing protein, translating into MFEHLAALTPERDSDLESRLRAVLDAARVELAVHFIAHGSAPAPAAEPDAVAEPEAEVGSGPEVGQLPGAPRLQRLLEEGGGHLDRAVAAHREAARAAAEQAEALAAFARCRPSSLDRPDSEIGAAAARTRAARPSALTEVSEWAVDEVAVALRLTADAASALLVESVLLVDRLPETLAALHEGRISWRHAQVMTDLVSRLSDELRPIAEARLLSRVGGKTHSQLRVAARRLVMRLDAEALAERVREAVRGRRVVVHPGDDGMATLSAVLPLPVARAVLDALRQYAEAVGGDGDGDERTVAQRMVDCLVDLVLRPGEHGMSPVQARITLVAAVETLLGSDEPGEVDGDLVPAEMVRQLAEALGLLPRTEAGDQPAGDQPVGAPLPGEQLAGEPPVDEPVAGERVPGGSSRAAEGTVQALARLLRSRSLRGSALTSRPLVGLVDELSGQLVALTDAIGLRRGQGLGPPPESPGYRPERRLDEFVRLRDRRCRFPGCRARPIRCDLDHEVPWPWGPTSHDNLCCLCRHHHRLSHQAPGWRLRGLAGGGLEWTTPGGIVATTHPPRFGADDDLPRVHDGAPPPARAPAPAGAASPADGREDDPPPF; encoded by the coding sequence GTGTTCGAACACCTGGCGGCGCTGACCCCGGAGCGCGACTCGGATCTCGAGTCGCGGCTCCGGGCAGTGCTGGACGCCGCGCGGGTCGAGCTGGCGGTGCACTTCATCGCACACGGTTCCGCGCCGGCGCCGGCTGCCGAGCCGGACGCGGTTGCCGAGCCGGAGGCGGAGGTCGGGTCGGGTCCAGAGGTCGGGCAGCTCCCCGGTGCACCCCGGCTGCAGCGGCTGCTCGAGGAGGGTGGCGGGCACCTCGACCGGGCGGTGGCGGCCCACCGGGAAGCGGCGCGGGCCGCAGCCGAGCAGGCCGAGGCGCTGGCGGCCTTCGCCCGCTGCCGGCCCTCCTCGCTCGACCGGCCCGACTCCGAGATCGGCGCCGCGGCGGCCCGCACGCGGGCGGCCCGGCCGTCGGCGCTGACCGAGGTCAGCGAGTGGGCGGTCGACGAGGTCGCCGTGGCGCTGCGGCTGACCGCTGACGCCGCGTCGGCGCTGCTGGTGGAGTCTGTCCTGCTGGTCGACCGGCTCCCCGAGACGCTGGCGGCGCTGCACGAGGGTCGGATCAGCTGGCGGCACGCGCAGGTCATGACCGACCTGGTGTCCCGGCTGTCCGACGAGCTGCGGCCGATCGCCGAGGCCCGGCTGCTGAGCCGGGTCGGGGGCAAGACGCACAGCCAGTTGCGGGTCGCCGCCCGCCGGCTCGTGATGCGGCTGGACGCCGAGGCGCTGGCCGAGCGGGTCCGGGAGGCCGTCCGAGGTCGCCGGGTCGTGGTGCACCCCGGGGACGACGGCATGGCGACGCTCTCGGCGGTGCTGCCCCTCCCGGTCGCCCGGGCGGTGCTCGATGCGCTGCGGCAGTACGCCGAGGCCGTCGGCGGCGACGGCGACGGCGACGAGCGGACGGTGGCCCAGCGGATGGTCGACTGCCTGGTCGACCTGGTGCTGCGGCCGGGTGAGCACGGCATGTCGCCGGTGCAGGCGCGGATCACCCTGGTGGCTGCGGTGGAGACCCTGCTCGGCTCCGACGAGCCGGGTGAGGTCGACGGCGACCTGGTGCCCGCCGAGATGGTGCGCCAGCTGGCCGAGGCGCTGGGTCTGTTGCCCCGTACCGAGGCCGGGGACCAGCCGGCCGGGGACCAGCCGGTCGGGGCCCCGCTGCCAGGCGAGCAGCTGGCCGGTGAGCCTCCGGTCGACGAGCCGGTCGCGGGGGAGCGGGTGCCCGGTGGGTCGAGCCGGGCGGCGGAGGGGACAGTCCAGGCCCTCGCCCGGCTGCTCCGCTCTCGGTCACTGCGCGGCTCGGCGCTCACCTCCCGCCCGCTCGTCGGGCTGGTCGACGAGCTCAGCGGGCAGCTGGTCGCGCTGACCGACGCGATCGGTCTGCGGCGCGGGCAGGGGCTGGGTCCGCCGCCCGAGTCACCCGGCTACCGGCCGGAGCGCCGACTCGACGAGTTCGTCCGGTTGCGCGACCGGCGGTGCCGGTTCCCCGGCTGCCGGGCGCGGCCGATCCGCTGCGACCTCGACCACGAGGTCCCGTGGCCGTGGGGGCCGACCAGCCACGACAACCTCTGCTGCCTGTGCCGGCACCACCACCGGCTGAGCCACCAGGCCCCGGGCTGGCGGCTGCGCGGGCTGGCCGGCGGTGGTCTGGAGTGGACGACCCCGGGCGGGATCGTCGCCACCACCCACCCGCCGCGCTTCGGAGCCGACGACGACCTGCCCCGGGTCCACGACGGTGCACCGCCGCCCGCGAGGGCGCCCGCGCCGGCCGGTGCGGCGTCACCGGCGGACGGCCGGGAGGACGACCCGCCGCCCTTCTGA
- the hisF gene encoding imidazole glycerol phosphate synthase subunit HisF, with translation MSLAVRVIPCLDVDAGRVVKGVNFVDLVDAGDPVEMARVYDAEGADELTFLDITASSGSRETTYDVVRRTAESVFIPLTVGGGVRTVEDVDRLLRAGADKVAVNTAAVARPELIAEIAHRYGNQVLVLSLDARRVRDGAVTDSGFEITTHGGRRGTGRDAVEWVVQAAELGVGEVLLNSMDADGTRAGFDTELIRAVRREVSVPLIASGGAGAVEHFPPAVEAGADAVLAASVFHFGQLRVGDVKAGLAAAGVPVRQETDHPLD, from the coding sequence GTGAGCCTCGCGGTGCGCGTCATCCCGTGCCTGGACGTCGACGCCGGCCGGGTGGTCAAGGGCGTGAACTTCGTCGACCTGGTCGACGCCGGCGACCCCGTCGAGATGGCGCGGGTCTACGACGCCGAGGGCGCCGACGAGCTCACCTTCCTCGACATCACCGCGAGCTCCGGGTCCCGCGAGACGACCTACGACGTCGTCCGGCGGACCGCGGAGAGCGTCTTCATCCCGCTGACCGTCGGCGGCGGCGTGCGCACCGTCGAGGACGTCGACCGGCTGCTCCGCGCCGGTGCGGACAAGGTCGCGGTGAACACCGCCGCGGTCGCCCGGCCGGAGCTGATCGCCGAGATCGCGCACCGCTACGGCAACCAGGTGCTGGTGCTGTCGCTGGACGCGCGGCGGGTGCGCGACGGCGCGGTCACCGACTCGGGCTTCGAGATCACCACGCACGGCGGGCGGCGCGGCACCGGCCGGGACGCCGTGGAGTGGGTCGTGCAGGCGGCCGAGCTGGGCGTCGGTGAGGTGCTGCTCAACTCGATGGACGCGGACGGCACCCGGGCCGGCTTCGACACCGAGCTGATCCGGGCGGTGCGCCGCGAGGTCAGCGTGCCGCTCATCGCCAGCGGGGGAGCGGGCGCGGTCGAGCACTTCCCGCCCGCGGTCGAGGCGGGTGCCGACGCGGTGCTGGCGGCCAGCGTCTTCCACTTCGGGCAGCTGCGGGTCGGCGACGTCAAGGCCGGTCTCGCCGCCGCCGGCGTGCCCGTCCGGCAGGAGACCGACCACCCGCTCGACTGA
- a CDS encoding RidA family protein, with the protein MTALRLGSGGPWEDVVGYSRVVAVGDQAWVSGCTATVDGEVVHVGDMAAQARVALSVLVTALESAGFTAADVVRTRLYVTDTSRWEEAGRAHGEVFGAVRPATAMIGVAALLHPDMLVEVEADAVRGAGS; encoded by the coding sequence GTGACGGCGCTGCGGCTGGGCTCCGGCGGCCCGTGGGAGGACGTCGTCGGGTACAGCCGCGTGGTCGCGGTCGGTGACCAGGCGTGGGTCAGCGGCTGCACCGCGACGGTGGACGGCGAGGTCGTGCACGTCGGCGACATGGCGGCGCAGGCACGGGTGGCGCTGTCGGTGCTCGTAACGGCGCTGGAGAGCGCCGGGTTCACCGCCGCCGACGTCGTCCGCACCCGGTTGTACGTCACCGACACCAGCCGGTGGGAGGAGGCCGGGCGGGCGCACGGTGAGGTGTTCGGCGCCGTCCGGCCGGCCACCGCGATGATCGGGGTCGCGGCGCTGCTGCACCCGGACATGCTGGTCGAGGTCGAGGCGGACGCCGTCCGGGGGGCCGGGTCGTGA
- the priA gene encoding bifunctional 1-(5-phosphoribosyl)-5-((5-phosphoribosylamino)methylideneamino)imidazole-4-carboxamide isomerase/phosphoribosylanthranilate isomerase PriA, with protein MPKLQLLPAVDVADGLAVRLVQGEAGSETSYGDPLEAALAWQHDGAEWVHLVDLDAAFGRGSNRELLASVVGALDVDVELSGGIRDDESLAAALATGCRRVNLGTAALESPEWCARAIAEHGDRIAVGLDVRGTRLAARGWTKEGGELYETLARLDAEGCARYVVTDITKDGTLRGPNLDLLREVCAATPRPVIASGGVSSLDDIRALAGLAGIGVEGAIVGKALYAGQFTLPEALAVTRELA; from the coding sequence GTGCCGAAGCTGCAGCTGCTCCCCGCCGTCGACGTCGCCGACGGTCTCGCCGTCCGCCTGGTGCAGGGCGAGGCCGGCAGCGAGACCTCCTACGGCGACCCGCTCGAGGCCGCGCTGGCCTGGCAGCACGACGGCGCCGAGTGGGTGCACCTGGTCGACCTCGACGCCGCCTTCGGCCGCGGCTCCAACCGCGAGCTGCTCGCCTCCGTGGTCGGCGCCCTGGACGTCGACGTCGAGCTGTCCGGCGGCATCCGCGACGACGAGTCGCTGGCCGCGGCGCTGGCCACCGGCTGCCGCCGGGTCAACCTGGGCACCGCCGCGCTGGAGTCGCCGGAGTGGTGCGCGCGGGCGATCGCCGAGCACGGCGACCGGATCGCCGTCGGCCTCGACGTCCGCGGCACCCGGCTGGCCGCGCGGGGCTGGACCAAGGAGGGCGGGGAGCTCTACGAGACGCTGGCCCGCCTGGACGCCGAGGGCTGCGCCCGCTACGTCGTCACCGACATCACCAAGGACGGCACGCTGCGCGGGCCGAACCTGGACCTGCTGCGCGAGGTCTGCGCCGCCACCCCGCGGCCGGTGATCGCCTCCGGCGGGGTCAGCTCGCTCGACGACATCCGTGCCCTGGCCGGGCTGGCCGGGATCGGCGTCGAAGGCGCGATCGTCGGCAAGGCGCTCTACGCGGGGCAGTTCACCCTGCCCGAGGCGCTGGCGGTCACCCGGGAGCTGGCGTGA
- a CDS encoding nitroreductase family protein translates to MEFRDVVRRRRMVRDYDPDRPVPPEVRERLLEHAIRAPSAGFSQGWAFLVLETPEERDRFWTATTGPGAPDGWLTRMRRAPLLIVPLSHKDAYLDRYAEPDKGWTDRDEGRWPVPYWDVDTGMASLLVLLTAVDEGLGACFFGIPPERVPAFREAFGVPGPYRPVGCVSVGYPGTEDKRSPSLRRGRRGTDEVVHRGRW, encoded by the coding sequence ATGGAGTTCAGGGACGTCGTCCGGCGCCGGCGGATGGTGCGTGACTACGACCCCGACCGCCCGGTGCCGCCCGAGGTGCGCGAGCGGCTGCTCGAGCACGCCATCCGGGCGCCCTCCGCCGGGTTCAGCCAGGGCTGGGCCTTCCTGGTGCTCGAGACGCCGGAGGAGCGCGACCGGTTCTGGACGGCGACGACCGGCCCGGGCGCGCCCGACGGCTGGCTGACCCGGATGCGGCGGGCGCCGCTGCTGATCGTGCCGCTGTCGCACAAGGACGCCTACCTGGACCGCTACGCGGAGCCGGACAAGGGCTGGACCGACCGGGACGAGGGGCGCTGGCCGGTCCCGTACTGGGACGTCGACACCGGCATGGCGTCGCTGCTGGTGCTGCTGACCGCGGTCGACGAGGGCCTGGGCGCCTGCTTCTTCGGCATCCCGCCCGAGCGGGTGCCGGCTTTCCGCGAGGCGTTCGGCGTGCCCGGGCCCTACCGGCCGGTCGGCTGCGTCTCGGTCGGCTACCCGGGCACCGAGGACAAGCGGTCGCCGTCGCTGCGGCGCGGCCGGCGCGGGACCGACGAGGTCGTGCACCGCGGTCGGTGGTGA
- a CDS encoding SDR family NAD(P)-dependent oxidoreductase, with amino-acid sequence MPNESTSRAVLVTGASRGIGRAIALAFAEQGDRVAVHWGGSRERAEQVLAELPGDGHVLVQADLADPEAVGRMVDEAAAQLGGLDVLVNNAGVFTAHPPMETSYEDWQQAWSTTLAVNLLGPANATFRALPHLVAAGGGVVVNVSSRGAFRGEPENPAYGASKAGLNAFGQSMALALAPHGIAVGTVAPGFVQTEMAREVLDGPRGDAVRAQSPYGRVARPEEVASAVLWLASPGARFSTGTIIDVNGASYLRS; translated from the coding sequence GTGCCGAACGAGTCGACGTCCCGAGCAGTCCTGGTCACCGGTGCCTCCCGCGGCATCGGCCGCGCCATCGCGCTGGCCTTCGCCGAGCAGGGCGACCGGGTGGCGGTGCACTGGGGCGGGTCCCGCGAGCGGGCCGAGCAGGTCCTCGCGGAGCTGCCCGGCGATGGGCACGTGCTGGTGCAGGCCGACCTCGCCGACCCCGAGGCCGTGGGCCGGATGGTCGACGAGGCGGCAGCGCAGCTCGGCGGGCTGGACGTGCTGGTCAACAACGCAGGCGTGTTCACCGCGCACCCGCCGATGGAGACCAGCTACGAGGACTGGCAGCAGGCCTGGTCGACGACGCTGGCGGTCAACCTGCTCGGCCCGGCCAACGCGACGTTCCGCGCGCTCCCCCACCTGGTCGCCGCCGGCGGCGGGGTGGTCGTCAACGTGTCCAGCCGCGGCGCGTTCCGCGGGGAGCCGGAGAACCCGGCCTACGGCGCCTCCAAGGCCGGGCTCAACGCCTTCGGCCAGTCGATGGCGCTCGCCCTGGCCCCGCACGGCATCGCGGTGGGCACCGTGGCCCCGGGCTTCGTGCAGACCGAGATGGCCCGCGAGGTGCTCGACGGCCCCCGCGGGGACGCCGTCCGGGCCCAGTCGCCCTACGGCCGGGTGGCCCGCCCCGAGGAGGTCGCCTCGGCGGTGCTGTGGCTGGCCTCGCCGGGTGCCCGCTTCTCCACCGGCACGATCATCGACGTCAACGGGGCCAGCTACCTGCGCAGCTGA